tgttttctGTGTCCGATTTGTTTTGGTATTTATGGTGATATTATCTGTGAATGACCATCGTTTTTTGTAGGATGAAACCACGTGCATGCACGTGCCAacgtgagagagaaagaaagagaaaaaaagaaaaaaagaaagaaagaaagaaagaaagaaaaggagagggagagagaacttTTGACTGGTTTTCCTTTATATACAAATAAGTGTGTCCGCCGCCGGGTCTAGAACAGATCCCCGAGGCTCATTACAGCGTGGGAGGTTGAGAAGAAGAACATAAGGCATCCCCTCACTACCGTGGTACCTTTTCATTTGATGAGCATAGCTATCCATCAAGAAGCAAGGACAAGATGACTAAAAGTATCAGAAAggttagtgttttttttttctttaccacaATATTATGTGCATTATGGTGTTACAAATGACTATATATCACGGCGGAGTAACCTAGAAGTGCAGCTTTGTTTTTACTGTTGGTCTGTCTAATATACTAATAGAAATCTACATGTTTAAACACAGCAGGTGTTTGTGTTTACATTTGATACGAAGATGGAGTATCTCTGATTGTGTTTAGTCTTTGATTGtaacgatatatatatatatatatatatatatatatcttatcaAGCAAGTTATAGGACAGCCGGGCGAGTGATCTaagaaataaaactgaactgaactgaactgaactaaattGAACTTTGCGTTTTAATATACGACCAGTTTCAGTGAGTTCTGCTGGCAAAAGGTTGCGGAAAATCACTATAGTcaatttaaaacaacaacaacaacaacaactgggTGTCAAGTGGTCGCTGAATGTTTACAACCTTTTATCAACTTAAAACGCTGTTTCATAATCTCTGACGGgtcaagggcaattaccccggacccttcccctggcacTAATCATAATCCTAATCcagaacctaatcctaaccataatccaaactcctaaccctaaccctaatctttactctaaccttaccactaaccagtatttagggggggggggggggggcaagttaCCCTCTGGGGGTAGTTGCCCGGATACGTCTCTGACAAGCAACTTTTGACCACAATAACTGATATTAGGCCACAGGTCTTAGCTTATGTGGCTAGGGCTAGAGGATGTACAGTATTCTTGATTCGGTGGGCCTTGCAGGTATGTTCACAACTATGGACGTTCTAAGGGTTATCACTGGTTATtctgcacttttattttcagtttgatTTAATTTTCCCCCACGAACATCATACATTATCTAtgacacatgtacagtgtacatacagaacTCCTCCGGTGagaaaaacacgaaaaaaaaaaaaaaaaaacgcatcgCTCTTTAGTCTCTGTTATATACCAAGAACAGGTCTGAAGAAATGTTCTCGGAAGACAAAGTACATTTGgtagattcttcttttttttttcttttttttttggcgggggaGGGAAACAAGGAGCTGCTCAACATATTGATGACATGAAGTTGTCGACTTACTTTGCTCTCTACTCTGAACTTTCATagtttataacttttttttacgTGTCCGATtttttcccaaactttcactactCTCCTCCGATGCTCCTGTTTTCATACACAGCAACACATATAACGTCAGGTTTATATTTGCCTTTCAGGCCTGACATTACAATTTGGTTCCATTGTGTACTTGAAGCTAACAGATCTTCTTTTAATGTCGGCCTTTCACAGCATATGCTCATCCTGATGTGCCTTTGTTTCTTCACCATATCAATACTAACTATCTTGATGACCCGGACTACCCCTTGGAAAATGAGACCTCCGCCGATCAGACACAATACCTCGATGACTGGTGGGATTTCAACATGGACTTCAGTTGTATTTCGCAAATCGGTGAAGTCCATGCAAATCAGAATAAGCTCTTGCACACCCGAAAACACTTCAGCAAATGGTACAGATATCATGCAGAAGCAGGCACCGAAGGCCCGTGGAGGACGCTTAGGTCAGTGCACGAGGCCGCTGGTCTTCGTTAAAACGCATAAGACCGCCAGCACGACATTGGCTAACATCATCAATCGTTATGGCTACTCCAATAACCTCTCGTTCCTGCTGTACAAAAACGACCACACACGTGGTCATTTCCGCCAGCTCAAACTTAAACATGAGAGGGATGTATTGCCGCCAATAGGAGTGCAAACGTTGGACTACAAACACTACCGGGAGTATGACTTGATGACGTCACATATTAGACTCTTGCCGAATCTGAACTTCTTGAAACATCACATGAAATCAGGGGCGAGATTTGTAACCATTCTCAGGGAACCAACCAAACAATTTATATCCGCGTTCTTCTTTTTCGGCTGCGCGAAGAACTACCATATATCCGGTAAGAGACCATCTCAAACAGTGGACATATTTCTTTCACGTCCATTGTTTCACTGGCAAAAAAGTGGAGACTCTCATTGCAAGTATTACACTCGAAACGGAATGTTCTTTGATTTAACCGCCAATGGACAGATTCACGATAATGTGGATGTGATTAACAACACGATTCAAATGTTAGATGGCGTGCTGGACCTAGTCCTCATCACGGAGTACCTAGACGAGTCACTTTTGCTTCTAAAGAAGATCATGTCGTGGAATTTCGAAGACATCCTTTACTTGCGAGCCAATCAGCGATTGGACAGCTTCGGTCCTAACAGCGAGCAGCAAATAAAGATACAAAGATGGAACATGGCGGACACTCTCCTCTACAAACATTACAATCACACCTTGTGGAAGAAAATTGCGAAGTATGACGGGGATTTTGAGGCGGATCTGGAACACTTTCGCAGCATGCTTCAAGAATACCACGTTATATGTAATGTTCAAACCGTTGTGGCCGACCGTAAAATAGTTCGAAAGATCGAACCAAATGCTCCAACACGATGAACAAatattgataatattgatattgcaaGAATTGTCACTCACCAGAGAGTTGCCTAGAATTCAACACGATGTAATTCGTGGGTGTTACGACAAACCCCAGCTTAGGCAAATTGTTTTTACGACCTTCGATTCTCTTTCCCAGTTCATTTTATCACTAAGAATATAATGAcaaaagttgcaatcaattgtaATTCCCGTATAAAGTAGATTGCAAGTTATATCGATTCTGTCGCAAGAACGATGTGATCCATTGCAAA
This sequence is a window from Diadema setosum chromosome 13, eeDiaSeto1, whole genome shotgun sequence. Protein-coding genes within it:
- the LOC140237119 gene encoding galactosylceramide sulfotransferase-like, with product MQKQAPKARGGRLGQCTRPLVFVKTHKTASTTLANIINRYGYSNNLSFLLYKNDHTRGHFRQLKLKHERDVLPPIGVQTLDYKHYREYDLMTSHIRLLPNLNFLKHHMKSGARFVTILREPTKQFISAFFFFGCAKNYHISGKRPSQTVDIFLSRPLFHWQKSGDSHCKYYTRNGMFFDLTANGQIHDNVDVINNTIQMLDGVLDLVLITEYLDESLLLLKKIMSWNFEDILYLRANQRLDSFGPNSEQQIKIQRWNMADTLLYKHYNHTLWKKIAKYDGDFEADLEHFRSMLQEYHVICNVQTVVADRKIVRKIEPNAPTR